The following proteins are encoded in a genomic region of Thermococcus henrietii:
- a CDS encoding bifunctional 3,4-dihydroxy-2-butanone-4-phosphate synthase/GTP cyclohydrolase II — protein sequence MNLEEIRRAILDGKPVVLVDDRREFEADLVFPAELASAEVVNFMLSAKGLLCLTMDMDEALGKGFFRLPSKEGETNFLVPVDYRETFTGITAEERALTARKFAKGLGVEAFHYPGHLHLLGGIGLNRRRGHTESSLELMEFLGFRRYALIIEILDENGDSHNRGYALKFAEEHGLPVITTDDVWKEFVKRKQLIRVYANARLPTRYGEFRIIAFENELDFREHVAIVKEPYGDVPLVRVHSKCLTGDTLASLKCDCGSQLANSLRMIAQEGGILLYMDQEGRGIGLKEKVKAYELQDRGLDTVEANEALGFKADERTYEAAFQMLRALGVSRIRLITNNPAKARALEEFGVEVVEVIPALGEVTEHNRPYLRVKTEKLGHRLPFEV from the coding sequence ATGAACCTTGAAGAAATCCGGAGGGCAATCCTCGACGGAAAACCCGTCGTGCTGGTGGACGATAGAAGGGAGTTCGAGGCCGATTTGGTTTTTCCGGCGGAGCTTGCCTCTGCCGAGGTTGTGAACTTCATGCTCTCTGCCAAAGGCCTCCTATGCCTCACGATGGACATGGACGAGGCCCTGGGGAAGGGCTTCTTCCGCCTGCCGAGCAAAGAAGGTGAGACGAACTTCCTCGTTCCCGTTGACTACAGGGAAACCTTCACGGGCATAACAGCGGAGGAGAGGGCGTTAACAGCCAGAAAGTTCGCCAAGGGGCTGGGGGTTGAGGCCTTCCACTACCCCGGCCATCTGCACCTCCTCGGCGGGATAGGGCTCAACAGGCGCCGCGGGCACACCGAGAGCTCGCTCGAGCTCATGGAGTTCCTCGGATTCAGACGCTACGCCCTGATAATCGAGATTCTCGACGAGAATGGCGACTCTCACAACCGCGGGTACGCCCTCAAGTTCGCCGAGGAGCACGGCCTGCCGGTTATCACGACGGACGACGTCTGGAAGGAGTTCGTGAAGAGGAAGCAGCTGATTAGAGTCTACGCCAACGCAAGACTGCCGACCCGCTATGGAGAGTTCAGGATAATCGCCTTCGAGAACGAGCTGGACTTCAGGGAGCACGTCGCGATAGTCAAGGAACCATACGGCGACGTCCCGCTCGTCAGGGTGCACTCGAAGTGCCTCACCGGCGACACGCTCGCCTCCCTCAAGTGCGACTGCGGGAGCCAGCTGGCCAATTCGCTGAGGATGATAGCGCAGGAGGGCGGAATACTGCTCTACATGGACCAGGAAGGGCGGGGAATCGGCCTGAAGGAGAAGGTTAAGGCCTACGAGCTCCAGGACAGGGGATTGGACACCGTTGAGGCCAACGAAGCCCTGGGCTTTAAGGCCGACGAGAGGACCTATGAGGCCGCCTTCCAGATGCTTCGCGCGCTGGGCGTTTCAAGGATAAGGCTCATAACGAACAACCCGGCGAAGGCCAGGGCCCTGGAGGAGTTCGGGGTTGAGGTGGTTGAGGTTATCCCCGCTCTGGGGGAGGTCACCGAGCACAACAGGCCCTATCTTAGGGTCAAGACCGAAAAGCTCGGCCACAGGCTTCCTTTTGAGGTTTAG
- the ribH gene encoding 6,7-dimethyl-8-ribityllumazine synthase gives MEVRTFEGSFKGEGLRIGVVVARFNDLLTEELLKGALDCFERHGVERVDVVRVPGSFEIPLMAKKMAESGNYDAVLALGAVVRGETMHFDLVAGEVAKGVAKVSLDTGVPVIFGVITVEDELQGLDRAGIKANKGFEYAMATLEMANLGRSLGIFGK, from the coding sequence GTGGAGGTGAGGACGTTTGAGGGGAGTTTCAAGGGGGAGGGTCTCAGGATAGGCGTCGTGGTGGCGCGGTTCAACGACCTCCTCACGGAGGAGCTCCTTAAAGGTGCCCTTGACTGCTTCGAGAGGCACGGCGTTGAGAGGGTCGACGTCGTCAGGGTTCCTGGTTCCTTCGAGATTCCGCTGATGGCCAAGAAAATGGCCGAGAGTGGAAACTACGACGCGGTCTTGGCTTTGGGGGCGGTCGTAAGGGGCGAAACGATGCACTTTGACCTGGTCGCCGGCGAGGTCGCCAAGGGCGTCGCGAAGGTCTCGCTCGACACGGGCGTTCCGGTCATCTTCGGCGTCATAACGGTTGAAGACGAGCTCCAAGGGCTGGACAGGGCCGGAATAAAGGCCAACAAGGGCTTCGAGTACGCGATGGCAACCCTTGAGATGGCAAATCTGGGGCGCTCGCTGGGCATATTCGGGAAATAA
- a CDS encoding IMP cyclohydrolase translates to MTYTGRTLGVGLMRGKPFAFYLLCSRSFPRRRAIVRGNAVYIENLTKTDNPYVSYPVVRLLREYAVVTNGLQTDFIAPALEWESPKKALIHVLDALDYERDEYSTPRIAGIVGRNGRGWLGFAGKEEFWVRELKLREGKAFVTATYNLGFTELEFPAFEGAEELARKALELPFEKKVLAIGVVKGERGWEVHGL, encoded by the coding sequence GTGACCTACACTGGCAGAACCCTCGGGGTCGGGCTGATGAGGGGGAAGCCCTTCGCCTTCTACCTCCTCTGCTCCCGCTCCTTTCCGAGGAGGAGGGCAATCGTAAGGGGAAACGCCGTCTACATCGAGAACCTAACGAAGACGGACAACCCCTACGTGAGCTATCCGGTGGTGAGGCTCCTCCGCGAATACGCCGTCGTCACGAACGGCCTCCAGACGGACTTCATAGCCCCGGCCCTCGAGTGGGAAAGCCCGAAGAAGGCCCTAATCCACGTTCTTGATGCCCTCGACTACGAGAGAGATGAATACAGCACGCCGAGGATAGCGGGCATCGTGGGGAGAAACGGCAGAGGATGGCTCGGATTCGCCGGAAAAGAGGAGTTCTGGGTGAGGGAGCTGAAGCTGAGGGAAGGGAAGGCCTTCGTCACGGCAACGTACAACCTTGGCTTCACCGAGCTTGAGTTTCCGGCCTTTGAAGGCGCCGAGGAGCTTGCGAGAAAGGCTCTGGAGCTTCCCTTCGAGAAGAAGGTGCTCGCGATAGGGGTGGTAAAAGGGGAGAGGGGATGGGAAGTTCACGGGCTGTAG
- a CDS encoding formate--phosphoribosylaminoimidazolecarboxamide ligase — MIISTIASHSSLQILLGARDEGFRTRLYVKPERKAFYASTRLADELVVTEDMGAILDDDGIVIPHGSFVAYLGLERIERAKTKFFGNRRFLKWETSFELQDKALKEAGIPRVRVIEPSEVEPGKLYFVRLEGPRGGSGHFIARGEELEGKLRELKEPHRIEEFVPGVYLYVHLFYSPILERLELLGVDERVVIADGNARWPVKPLPYTIAGNVSVALRESLLPRLYDYGLAFVEAMKKLEPPGIIGPFALHFAYDGRFRAIGFASRIDGGSNALHWYGRLYWDEPMSVGRRIAREIRLAIDEDRLGEVVT; from the coding sequence ATGATAATCTCGACGATAGCGTCTCATTCCTCCCTTCAGATTCTCCTCGGGGCCAGAGACGAGGGGTTCAGGACGAGACTCTACGTGAAGCCCGAAAGAAAAGCTTTCTACGCCTCCACGAGGCTCGCGGACGAGCTTGTGGTCACTGAAGACATGGGCGCGATTCTCGACGACGACGGAATAGTAATCCCCCATGGCTCCTTCGTGGCCTACCTCGGCCTTGAGAGAATAGAGAGAGCTAAAACAAAGTTCTTCGGCAACAGACGCTTCCTCAAGTGGGAAACCAGCTTTGAACTTCAGGATAAAGCTCTCAAGGAGGCGGGAATTCCGAGGGTTCGGGTCATCGAGCCTAGTGAAGTTGAACCGGGGAAGCTCTACTTCGTCCGCCTTGAGGGGCCGAGGGGAGGGAGCGGGCACTTCATAGCGCGCGGAGAGGAGCTTGAGGGGAAGTTAAGGGAGCTTAAAGAACCCCACAGGATAGAGGAGTTCGTCCCGGGCGTTTACCTCTACGTCCACCTCTTCTACTCTCCGATTCTGGAAAGGCTCGAACTCCTCGGCGTCGACGAGCGCGTTGTTATAGCCGATGGAAACGCCCGCTGGCCGGTGAAACCGCTCCCCTACACGATAGCGGGAAACGTTAGCGTCGCTTTGAGGGAGTCACTCCTTCCGAGGCTCTACGACTACGGTCTGGCATTCGTGGAAGCCATGAAGAAGCTCGAACCGCCCGGAATCATCGGCCCCTTCGCGCTCCACTTCGCCTACGACGGTAGATTTAGGGCGATAGGCTTCGCCTCGCGCATCGACGGCGGTTCGAACGCCCTCCACTGGTACGGAAGGCTCTACTGGGACGAGCCCATGAGCGTCGGGAGGAGGATAGCGCGGGAAATCAGGCTGGCCATCGATGAAGACCGGCTCGGGGAGGTGGTAACGTGA
- a CDS encoding phosphoribosylaminoimidazolesuccinocarboxamide synthase — protein sequence MRLVYSGKTKDVYEDGPYLIFHFKDAVLGREGREDSGGNEVIGEKAGKGSLILKQTEFFFRLLEGNGVKTHFVERIDDRKVRFLKAERIPLEVIYRELAYGSFLRRYKGWVKPFQRLGIVEFTLKDDSLDDPLIAEEAVIALGISNREEVEAMKKTTRKVAGILREFFSSKGLQLVDFKLEFGRLDGELIVIDELSGDTMRVARNGRILTREELSEVVG from the coding sequence TTGAGGCTCGTCTACTCCGGCAAGACGAAGGACGTTTACGAGGACGGCCCCTACCTCATCTTCCACTTCAAGGACGCCGTTCTCGGAAGGGAAGGCAGGGAAGACAGCGGGGGCAACGAGGTAATCGGTGAGAAAGCAGGGAAGGGAAGCCTCATTTTGAAGCAGACAGAGTTCTTCTTCAGGTTGCTTGAGGGGAACGGCGTAAAGACGCACTTCGTGGAGAGGATTGACGATAGAAAAGTCCGCTTCCTGAAGGCCGAGAGGATTCCGCTGGAGGTCATCTACCGCGAGCTGGCCTATGGGAGCTTCCTTCGGCGCTACAAAGGCTGGGTGAAGCCGTTCCAGAGGCTTGGGATAGTAGAGTTCACCCTGAAGGACGACTCGCTCGACGACCCCCTCATAGCGGAGGAAGCAGTAATTGCCCTCGGAATCTCGAACAGAGAAGAGGTTGAGGCGATGAAGAAAACCACCAGAAAGGTCGCGGGAATCCTGCGGGAGTTCTTTTCCTCGAAGGGCCTCCAGCTCGTTGATTTTAAGCTCGAGTTCGGCAGGCTTGACGGCGAGCTAATCGTCATAGACGAGCTGAGCGGGGATACCATGCGCGTCGCGAGGAACGGGAGGATTCTGACGCGCGAGGAACTCTCGGAGGTGGTTGGATGA
- the thiC gene encoding phosphomethylpyrimidine synthase ThiC: MTQLEEARRRVITEEMKFIAEREGISAEKLRRSVAKGHTVIFRNVRHDWVKPVAVGNVVRVKVNANIGTSRDIVDVKAEIEKAKVAVKYGADTIMDLSTGGDLDSIRKAIMKAVDVPIGTVPIYQVAEEMLAKGKAIIEMTEDDMWKAVEKHFRDGVDYTTIHVGVTKEVVEKMKRVKRVVGMVSRGGTFLAAWILHWGEENPFYRDYDYLLELAREYDVVLSLGDGLRPGGLPDAGDELQIAELYTLGRLVRRAREAGVQTMVEGPGHVPIDQIPAQIKLAKIATDNAPFYVLGPIVTDIFPGYDHITSAIGGAIAALNGADFLCYVTPAEHLGLPTVEHVREGVIAAKIAAHAVNLTRFEADFKKDYLMSLARGRLDWAGQFELSQDREKFIEIRKERPTKTEACSMCGDLCAIKLINDMLRKG; this comes from the coding sequence ATGACCCAGCTTGAGGAGGCAAGGCGCAGAGTAATCACGGAGGAAATGAAGTTTATCGCCGAGCGGGAGGGGATAAGCGCCGAAAAGCTCAGGAGGAGCGTGGCAAAGGGGCACACTGTGATATTCAGGAACGTCCGCCACGACTGGGTTAAGCCGGTCGCGGTGGGCAACGTCGTCCGCGTTAAGGTCAACGCCAACATTGGAACGTCGCGCGACATAGTGGACGTTAAGGCGGAGATAGAGAAGGCTAAGGTCGCCGTGAAATACGGCGCCGACACGATAATGGACCTCTCCACAGGGGGTGACCTCGATTCGATAAGGAAGGCTATAATGAAGGCGGTTGACGTGCCCATCGGCACAGTTCCAATCTACCAAGTCGCCGAGGAGATGTTAGCCAAAGGAAAGGCCATCATCGAGATGACCGAGGACGACATGTGGAAGGCCGTTGAGAAGCACTTCAGGGACGGCGTTGACTACACGACGATTCACGTCGGAGTTACTAAAGAAGTCGTCGAGAAGATGAAACGGGTGAAAAGAGTCGTTGGCATGGTCTCGCGCGGAGGAACCTTCCTCGCGGCGTGGATACTCCACTGGGGCGAGGAGAACCCGTTCTACAGGGACTACGACTACCTGCTTGAACTCGCCAGGGAGTACGACGTTGTTCTGAGCCTCGGCGATGGACTTAGACCCGGCGGCCTTCCAGATGCCGGCGACGAGCTTCAGATTGCCGAGCTTTACACCCTCGGAAGGCTCGTAAGGCGCGCGAGGGAAGCCGGGGTCCAGACGATGGTCGAAGGGCCGGGCCACGTGCCAATTGACCAGATTCCGGCCCAGATAAAGCTCGCGAAGATTGCAACTGACAACGCACCCTTCTACGTCCTCGGCCCAATCGTTACAGACATATTCCCTGGCTACGACCACATCACGTCTGCCATAGGGGGAGCGATAGCGGCTTTGAACGGCGCGGACTTCCTGTGCTACGTTACTCCAGCCGAGCACCTCGGACTGCCGACTGTTGAGCACGTCCGCGAGGGAGTTATAGCGGCGAAGATAGCCGCCCACGCGGTCAATTTGACTCGCTTCGAGGCCGACTTTAAAAAGGACTACCTCATGAGCCTCGCGCGCGGAAGGCTTGACTGGGCTGGACAGTTCGAACTGAGCCAGGACAGGGAGAAGTTCATTGAGATAAGGAAGGAGAGGCCGACAAAAACCGAGGCCTGCTCGATGTGCGGTGATTTATGCGCGATAAAGCTCATCAACGACATGCTGAGGAAGGGGTGA
- a CDS encoding sulfide-dependent adenosine diphosphate thiazole synthase codes for MMREIEISRAIIEAYTAELLESLSLDVAIVGAGPSGMVAGYYLAKNGAKVAIFEKKLSIGGGIWGGAMGFNKIVVQEEAREILDEFGIDYRPSGNGLYVADAIETATTIASRAVKAGVRFFNMVEVEDLVLKENRVAGIVINWTPVMMTGLHVDPLTVEARFVIDATGHGAQVTGHLVRRGFLQVPGEGPMWAERGEELTVKNTKEIFPGLYVTGMAANAIAGAPRMGPIFGGMFLSGRKAALEILEKLR; via the coding sequence ATCATGAGGGAGATAGAGATAAGCAGGGCGATAATAGAGGCCTACACCGCCGAGCTTCTCGAAAGCCTGAGCCTCGACGTTGCTATTGTAGGAGCTGGCCCCTCGGGGATGGTAGCAGGCTACTACCTTGCCAAGAACGGTGCGAAGGTGGCAATCTTCGAGAAGAAGCTCTCAATCGGGGGCGGAATCTGGGGCGGTGCGATGGGCTTCAACAAAATCGTCGTTCAGGAGGAGGCGAGAGAAATCCTCGACGAGTTCGGGATAGACTACAGACCATCCGGAAACGGCCTCTACGTTGCCGACGCCATCGAGACGGCTACGACGATAGCGAGCAGGGCCGTAAAGGCCGGCGTGAGGTTCTTCAACATGGTTGAGGTTGAGGACTTGGTTCTCAAGGAGAACCGCGTCGCGGGAATCGTAATAAACTGGACGCCGGTGATGATGACGGGCCTCCACGTGGACCCGCTCACGGTCGAGGCGCGCTTTGTGATTGACGCCACCGGTCACGGAGCGCAGGTTACGGGACACCTCGTCAGGCGCGGTTTCCTCCAGGTTCCGGGGGAGGGGCCGATGTGGGCCGAGAGGGGGGAAGAGCTAACAGTGAAGAACACGAAGGAAATCTTCCCGGGCCTCTACGTTACGGGAATGGCCGCCAATGCCATCGCTGGAGCGCCGAGGATGGGGCCGATATTCGGCGGAATGTTCCTGAGCGGAAGGAAAGCGGCCCTCGAAATCCTTGAGAAGCTGAGGTGA
- the thiD gene encoding bifunctional hydroxymethylpyrimidine kinase/phosphomethylpyrimidine kinase — protein sequence MAVLIVAGLDTGGGAGLKADIETVSALGEHPLPVLTAVTYQNPSEMRGYHTLPPEVVREQIRAVKDGFEVKAVKIGMLGSGGVARVVRGETEGFIRVFDPVIASSTGKKLIDDVKVLKTLVPGSIVTPNVPEAEALTGVKISSVEDMGKAAKALVEKLGAEGAVVTGGHIDLTDVLYWRGKLYEFPGEKAEGFTHGTGCAFSSALATFLAKGLELPKAVEMAKRFVEGAIRFSKVKAKAVNPLWELERNSYRWKAEKELEKAVEGLVAFGERLNPHVPEVGTNFALATPFGEVFAVKGRIVRYGKTVKPVGPVELNASDHLRRALLRMRGFYPELKAVLNLRYSKELIEKAEELGLVVSFYDRREEPEEVKRAERGTMEWGIETAVKRAGERPDVIYHLGDWGKEPMVLVFGRDAGEVVERVRKLLG from the coding sequence ATGGCCGTCCTGATTGTAGCGGGCCTCGACACTGGTGGAGGAGCCGGTTTAAAGGCCGACATCGAGACGGTCTCCGCTCTGGGCGAGCACCCGCTCCCGGTTCTGACGGCGGTGACCTACCAGAACCCCTCCGAAATGAGGGGCTACCACACCCTTCCACCCGAGGTTGTAAGGGAGCAGATACGGGCTGTTAAGGACGGCTTCGAAGTTAAAGCGGTTAAAATCGGGATGCTCGGGAGCGGTGGGGTTGCCCGGGTCGTGAGGGGAGAGACTGAAGGCTTTATCCGGGTTTTCGACCCGGTGATTGCCTCAAGCACCGGAAAAAAGCTCATTGACGACGTCAAAGTGCTCAAGACCCTCGTCCCGGGCTCGATAGTCACGCCCAACGTCCCGGAGGCCGAAGCGCTCACTGGAGTTAAAATCAGCTCGGTTGAGGATATGGGAAAAGCCGCGAAGGCCCTCGTGGAAAAACTTGGCGCCGAGGGCGCGGTCGTAACGGGGGGACACATTGACCTCACCGACGTCCTCTACTGGCGCGGGAAGCTCTACGAGTTCCCGGGAGAAAAGGCAGAGGGCTTCACCCACGGAACCGGCTGTGCTTTCTCCTCGGCTCTGGCGACGTTCCTCGCCAAAGGACTTGAGCTTCCGAAAGCCGTCGAGATGGCGAAGCGCTTCGTTGAAGGGGCAATAAGGTTCTCAAAGGTCAAGGCAAAGGCGGTTAATCCACTCTGGGAGCTGGAGAGAAACTCTTACCGCTGGAAAGCTGAGAAAGAGCTTGAAAAAGCGGTTGAAGGGCTGGTGGCCTTTGGAGAGAGGCTCAACCCGCACGTCCCGGAGGTGGGAACCAACTTCGCCCTCGCGACGCCCTTTGGAGAAGTCTTCGCCGTCAAGGGCAGAATCGTCCGCTACGGGAAGACCGTAAAGCCCGTCGGCCCCGTTGAACTCAACGCCAGCGACCACCTGAGGAGGGCCCTCCTCAGGATGCGCGGGTTCTATCCGGAGCTTAAAGCGGTTCTGAACCTCCGCTACTCGAAGGAACTGATAGAGAAGGCGGAGGAACTCGGCCTCGTCGTTTCGTTCTACGACCGCAGGGAAGAACCCGAGGAAGTTAAGAGGGCAGAGAGGGGGACGATGGAGTGGGGCATCGAGACGGCAGTAAAGAGGGCCGGAGAAAGGCCCGACGTAATTTACCATCTCGGCGACTGGGGAAAGGAGCCGATGGTTCTGGTCTTCGGGAGGGACGCGGGGGAGGTCGTGGAGAGAGTGCGGAAGCTCTTGGGCTAA
- a CDS encoding ATP-binding cassette domain-containing protein, translated as MLIRGKVIDSEIPRFKHRWFGILEVEAGGEKYRLYMTGNVAQWFLNGDEVEVEVLHKPKEKDGVKVLDFDDYKLWKFYEGDRIPVWPLFEKTVEAKRYSPLTGELLYTYKIRAREAKYESDFEAIAELEQYHYASQKEKVALWRCENGHIFEANTKQKCPICGAESHILEIKGSTPASRFLIFELVEREEYEPRILSYVRVDPPIPLMHRRLPNGEIEKNIREKVFPEEWFHPAFWPERIMKELYEELKRKYGKRRIARSYLWEQAKWRALAETNTAGARIARVVVHPDYRSDGLGQLSVKSALDWIAERRIPEMRKRKQVVETIAQMARYNPFFEKVDFKFLWETASGRPVLFYPLTEEAKEYIERFLKEDPYAPKDGRLWKPSYGKVEPLAGPIVFKNVSKVFESELDIKGLPEEIQELLKAFGVRHRVIQRPVLRNLNFEIQPGELIAVVGASGAGKTTLLRLILGAANGWWEEHFRPTEGEIEVPDNAKVSVMIPGEFEPTFGTESILEHVYRKIGDLNAAVEILNRAGLSDAVLYRAKYGELSTGQKERARIASLLAEKPNLLLIDEFSAHLDTLTAMRVAKKVAEIIREAGITALIITHRPEVLKALDPDRVLFVGYGTARLKNAKDVEKR; from the coding sequence ATGCTCATTAGGGGGAAGGTTATCGATAGCGAAATCCCGCGCTTCAAGCACCGCTGGTTCGGAATCCTCGAAGTTGAAGCCGGTGGAGAAAAATACCGGCTCTACATGACGGGCAACGTCGCCCAGTGGTTTCTGAACGGTGATGAGGTTGAGGTCGAAGTCCTCCATAAGCCAAAGGAGAAGGATGGCGTCAAGGTTCTCGACTTCGATGACTACAAGCTCTGGAAGTTCTACGAGGGCGATAGAATTCCGGTGTGGCCCCTCTTCGAGAAAACCGTCGAGGCCAAGCGCTACTCGCCTTTGACCGGGGAGCTCCTCTACACCTACAAAATCAGGGCGAGGGAGGCGAAATACGAGTCCGACTTCGAGGCGATAGCCGAGCTGGAGCAGTACCACTACGCGAGCCAGAAGGAGAAGGTGGCCTTATGGCGCTGTGAGAACGGCCACATCTTCGAGGCGAACACGAAGCAGAAGTGCCCAATCTGCGGGGCCGAGAGCCACATACTCGAGATAAAGGGTTCAACTCCAGCGTCGCGCTTTCTCATCTTTGAGCTCGTCGAGAGGGAAGAATACGAGCCCAGGATTCTCAGCTACGTCCGCGTTGACCCGCCGATACCGCTCATGCACCGCCGCTTGCCGAACGGCGAAATTGAGAAGAACATCCGCGAGAAGGTCTTTCCCGAGGAGTGGTTCCACCCGGCATTCTGGCCGGAGCGCATAATGAAGGAGCTCTACGAGGAGCTGAAGAGGAAGTACGGGAAGAGGAGAATAGCCCGCTCCTACCTCTGGGAGCAGGCCAAGTGGAGGGCCCTGGCCGAGACCAACACCGCTGGAGCAAGGATTGCGCGCGTCGTCGTTCACCCCGACTACCGCTCCGACGGGCTGGGTCAGTTGAGCGTCAAGTCGGCCCTCGACTGGATAGCCGAGCGCAGGATTCCGGAGATGAGGAAGAGGAAGCAGGTCGTCGAGACCATAGCGCAGATGGCCCGCTACAACCCGTTCTTCGAGAAGGTCGACTTCAAGTTCCTCTGGGAGACCGCGAGCGGAAGGCCGGTTCTCTTCTACCCGCTGACCGAGGAGGCTAAAGAGTACATCGAGCGCTTTTTGAAGGAGGACCCCTACGCTCCAAAGGACGGAAGGCTCTGGAAGCCGAGCTACGGAAAGGTTGAGCCCTTGGCCGGGCCGATAGTCTTCAAGAACGTCAGCAAGGTCTTCGAGAGCGAGCTCGACATAAAGGGCCTGCCCGAGGAGATTCAGGAACTGCTGAAGGCCTTTGGAGTGAGACACCGCGTTATCCAGAGGCCCGTTCTGAGGAACCTGAACTTCGAAATCCAGCCGGGCGAGCTTATAGCCGTTGTCGGCGCGAGCGGGGCGGGGAAAACGACACTGCTGAGGCTCATCCTTGGAGCGGCCAACGGCTGGTGGGAGGAGCACTTCAGGCCGACGGAGGGTGAGATTGAGGTTCCAGACAACGCCAAGGTCTCGGTCATGATTCCTGGCGAGTTCGAGCCGACCTTTGGAACCGAGAGCATCTTAGAGCACGTTTACAGGAAGATAGGCGACCTCAACGCCGCCGTGGAGATACTCAACAGGGCGGGTTTGAGCGATGCCGTCCTCTACAGGGCGAAGTACGGCGAGCTGAGCACGGGCCAGAAAGAGAGGGCGAGGATAGCCTCGCTCTTGGCAGAAAAGCCCAACCTGCTCCTGATAGATGAATTCTCGGCCCACCTCGACACGCTGACGGCAATGCGCGTCGCCAAGAAGGTCGCCGAGATAATCCGCGAGGCTGGCATAACCGCCCTGATAATCACCCACAGGCCCGAAGTGCTGAAGGCCCTTGACCCGGACAGGGTGCTCTTCGTGGGCTACGGGACGGCGAGGCTAAAGAACGCAAAGGATGTCGAAAAACGCTGA
- the mrtA gene encoding CPBP family archaeomyxosortase MrtA: MGKASLLYALLFPLSFVPWLIPASFWEHVAVVLIAYLIVPLAISTALGFRPEELGLRFPNRKGIKLFLLFLALSIPLSLYGATIPSMRNYYPVFPYSGPGSFLLGELGMGLIMLAHEAFYRGFLLFPLARKNEWLAIVLQDIPYTLVHLGKPGIEVPYALAAGIIFAKMDLEGESFAPSFLLHWLGSAFFDILCVL; this comes from the coding sequence ATGGGCAAAGCTTCGCTTCTCTACGCCCTCCTCTTTCCACTGAGCTTCGTCCCCTGGTTAATCCCCGCCTCGTTCTGGGAGCACGTTGCCGTTGTCCTAATTGCATACCTAATCGTTCCTCTGGCAATCTCAACGGCCCTCGGCTTCAGGCCGGAGGAGCTGGGACTCAGGTTTCCCAACCGCAAAGGCATTAAGCTGTTCCTCCTGTTCCTCGCCCTCTCGATTCCGCTCAGCCTCTACGGTGCCACTATTCCCTCGATGCGAAACTACTACCCGGTCTTCCCCTACTCGGGCCCGGGAAGCTTCCTCCTCGGGGAGCTCGGCATGGGGCTGATAATGCTTGCCCACGAGGCCTTTTATAGGGGCTTCCTTCTCTTCCCTCTCGCCAGAAAGAACGAGTGGCTGGCGATAGTCCTCCAGGACATCCCCTACACCCTCGTCCACTTAGGGAAGCCCGGAATAGAGGTGCCCTACGCGTTGGCGGCAGGAATAATCTTCGCAAAAATGGATTTGGAAGGGGAGAGCTTTGCCCCGAGCTTCCTCCTTCACTGGCTCGGCTCAGCGTTTTTCGACATCCTTTGCGTTCTTTAG